From Podospora bellae-mahoneyi strain CBS 112042 chromosome 3, whole genome shotgun sequence, the proteins below share one genomic window:
- a CDS encoding hypothetical protein (antiSMASH:Cluster_2; COG:K; EggNog:ENOG503NVNY), translating to MGNSRKAWVYLRETGALAAEFGLDREDGYAGSEGEDDLARRRLFWAVLISEREFAILRNKPITSFRRKPELPTFGYRYEDPGVHAGLLQLAEVYKPVGEDFVAAWNDTTPQNEDSPAAHNMKAAKLLELQRRLSQVTESGEEATEMQRVHLTITRQWLKLVTWQLSFRAHLLSFGNVHESMRFTYPLIIAHETLSFLNSLPPGRCYGRISTMEKIYEIGIWWLNVVGAVDNLELGRHGVKTDDNLLDAFVRVLSVGEQSRVLFAERLKMFAAAGDKSDLSYMVGRKFSQEVREQGHKEIKTEEPEPRSVPRTAHSSSRYHHGGPSLAVDTPSPATNGPPTAPHTNETPPPPWFQGYNNSAITTPTSSGWASTTSEVNSPEMLFSPDIVSPGPGATSFGYFRFPGPKPGEGA from the exons ATGGGGAACAGCCGAAAAGCCTGGGTGTATCTGCGAGAAACAGGTGCTCTGGCGGCCGAGTTCGGTCTGGATCGGGAAGATGGATATGCAGGTTcggaaggagaagatgacctggcgaggaggaggctgttcTGGGCAGTTCTGATTTCCGAGAG GGAATTTGCCATCCTGAGAAACAAGCCCATCACGAGCTTCAGACGGAAGCCAGAACTGCCGACCTTTGGATACCGGTATGAAGATCCCGGTGTCCATGCTGGCTTGTTACAGCTGGCGGAGGTATACAAGCCGGTTGGTGAGGACTTTGTCGCTGCGTGGAacgacaccaccccccaaaacgAAGATTCGCCGGCCGCTCACAACATGAAAGCCGCAaagctgctggagctccAACGGCGTCTGTCACAGGTGACAGAGTCAGGGGAGGAGGCCACAGAAATGCAAAGGGTGCATCTCACGATTACTCGTCAGTGGCTGAAGCTGGTTACTTGGCAACTGTCGTTCCGCGCCCACCTGCTGTCGTTCGGCAACGTCCACGAAAGCATGCGGTTCACTTATCCGCTCATCATTGCGCACGAGACGTTGTCGTTTCTGAACTCGCTACCGCCAGGGCGCTGCTACGGTAGGATTTCGACCATGGAAAAGATTTACGAGATTGGCATCTGGTGGCTCAATGTCGTCGGGGCTGTGGATAACCTCGAGCTTGGGAGGCACGGTGTCAAGACAGATGATAACCTTCTGGACGCTTTTGTAAGGGTTCTCAGCGTCGGCGAACAGAGCAGGGTACTGTTTGCAGAACGGCTCAAGATGTTTGCCGCTGCTGGCGACAAGTCAGACCTCAGTTACATGGTGGGCAGGAAGTTCTCCCAAGAGGTGAGGGAGCAAGGACACAAAGAGATCAAGACggaggagccggagccgagATCTGTGCCGCGAACAGCACACAGCAGTAGTAGATACCACCACGGCGGGCCGTCGCTGGCGGTGGACACGCCCTCACCGGCGACCAATGGGCCTCCAACGGCACCTCACACCAACGagacaccgccgccgccgtggttCCAGGGGTACAATAACAGTGCCATCACCACGCCTACCAGCTCTGGGTGGGCGTCGACGACGTCAGAGGTGAACAGTCCGGAGATGTTGTTCAGTCCTGACATTGTCAGTCCCGGGCCGGGAGCGACGAGCTTTGGGTATTTTCGCTTTCCGGGGCCAAAgccaggggagggggcttga
- a CDS encoding hypothetical protein (antiSMASH:Cluster_2; EggNog:ENOG503NX6D; SMCOG1288:ABC transporter related protein; COG:Q), translating into MAVEASGEKRPHSAAASDAAADKEKALAPTTTGSASDAPAAAEQAPQGGLLVWLKIFASASPTWIDVCLLITGVISAAGAGIPFPLMGIIFGELVDNMNDATCAAGDSDLTSTSTSINGVNDPFAYEASINDKVLKLVYIAIAALVCIYVYVLSWSLFSQRLTQRLRGQYVQALLRQPPGFFDARSAASGEVSTRLQGDMTAVQAGTSEKVGVLIASTSFFFACYVVAFIKQAKLAGILVSLIPAFLLMAMGGGFFVTKFMVISASSQTAASNIAGEALQHVGVVQSFGMAGRLEKKFAEHVAVARGAGVKKGIAAAMQAGMLYFIAYSANALAFWQGSRMVVDTIRGEGTETVGQIYTVVFLLVDACVCLGNIAPILPILGSASTAFSRLMADINAPSTIDGTSSEGAFLPVETTTGHIQLENVSFAYPSRAEQPVLRNVNLVLPAGKHTALVGLSGSGKSTIAALVARLQDPDSGVITLDGTDIKTLNVSHLRSFVSLVQQEPSLLDRSILENIALGLVNSPKPEHQALKAVVEGGELAELAKKGKDAVDDSSVSNPAVQEVIRLVKEAAVQADAHNFISNLEKGYGTFAGPKGSLVSGGQRQRVALARALIRDPKILLLDEATAALDSTSEKKIQLAVERAAEGRTVISIAHRLSTIRNADKIVVLEAGEVVEEGVYDELMAREDGKFFAMAKLQSLGNQEAAASAVAEISEKKDVVVVDEEEEEAAKVLAASISSRDESAAEKAANDKEEKEKEPGWGSVFAGLARLVKPSFPWLLLAVFAAVIVGGTFSGSGLIFGFTVGALNPCENSPEDILDLGKFFGGLLFMLACIELLANFFAWSCFGLIAERMLYAIRVLSFRSLMEQGVEWHQSGGRNPTSLLDIITKDSAAIGGFSGSTIGTVFAIIVNFFVAIILSHIIQWKIAIVCLSVVPILLGAGFMQLRQLARYEERHAASYAKATGVAVEAVQSIKTVAALSLEKEVMGSYARLLKNTRDEMVRAAAFTNVWLAISNSMPFLIYAFAYWWGSQKIMSGEANQTQFFIIVVSMLVSAQLWGQMFTLAPEFSRARTAFSRIMNVLALGTNNEIDSKRGPYGKPGPSSDPESALSPAAKAATGGEPGMKITFTNVTFSYPSRPDHPTLKNVSFTITPGQFVGLVGPSGAGKSTIMSLVQNLYSPSSGSILLDNVDITSSVASIKDSIAIVPQDPALFDGTIRFNVSLGSKPDHVPTQEEIEEACKLANIHDVIMAMPEGYDTQCGASAGRLSGGQRQRLAIARALVRKPRLLLLDESTSALDAASEAALQEGLDKVARGTTVLAITHRLHTVKKADVIFVVEGGEVVDKGTHEELMGRREGYRVNAMQQMLQ; encoded by the exons ATGGCGGTCGAGGCTTCCGGAGAGAAGCGTCCGCACAGCGCTGCAGCGAGTGATGCGGCCGCTGATAAGGAGAAGGCACTTGCCCCTACCACCACTGGAAGTGCTTCTGATGCGCCGGCAGCTGCCGAACAAGCC CCCCAAGGTGGCCTCCTCGTCTGGCTCAAGATCTTTGCTTCCGCGTCGCCAACATGGATCGACGTCTGTCTTCTCATCACCGGCGtcatctccgccgccggtgccggtatccccttccccctgaTGGGCATCATCTTTGGCGAGCTCGTCGACAACATGAACGATGCCACCTGTGCGGCCGGCGACTCTGACCTCACCTCcacttccacctccatcaacgGCGTCAACGACCCTTTCGCCTATGAGGCTTCCATCAACGACAAGGTCCTCAAGCTGGTGTATATTGCCATTGCTGCCTTGGTTTGCATCTACGTTTACGTCCTGTCCTGGTCTCTCTTCTCCCAGCGTCTCACTCAGAGACTCAGAGGGCAGTATGTCCAGGCTTTGCTGAGACAGCCCCCCGGCTTCTTCGACGCGCGATCTGCCGCCAGCGGTGAGGTCTCGACCAGACTTCAGGGCGACATGACTGCTGTCCAGGCCGGTACTTCCGAAAAGGTGGGCGTTTTGATCGCCTCGACCAGTTTCTTCTTCGCCTGCTACGTCGTCGCGTTCATCAAGCAGGCAAAGCTGGCCGGTATTTTGGTCTCGCTCATCCCGGCGTTCTTGCTCATGGCGATGGGCGGTGGCTTTTTTGTCACCAAGTTCATGGTCATCAGTGCTTCTTCCCAGACTGCCGCCAGCAACATTGCCGGTGAGGCGCTTCAGCACGTCGGTGTCGTGCAGTCGTTCGGTATGGCTGGCAGACTGGAAAAGAAGTTTGCCGAGCATGTCGCCGTGGCTAGAGGTGCTGGTGTCAAAAAGGGcattgctgctgccatgCAGGCTGGTATGCTGTACTTTATTGCGTACAGCGCCAATGCTCTGGCCTTCTGGCAGGGTAGTCGCATGGTTGTTGATACAATCAGGGGCGAGGGAACCGAAACTGTTGGTCAGATTTATACTGTGGTGTTCTTGTTGGTTGATG CCTGCGTCTGTCTCGGCAACAtcgcccccatcctccccatcctcggcaGCGCCTCCACTGCCTTTTCTCGTCTGATGGCCGACATCaacgccccctccaccatcgacGGCACTTCCTCCGAAGGCGCCTTTTTGCCGGTTgagaccaccaccggccACATACAGCTCGAAAACGTCTCCTTTGCCTACCCCTCCCGCGCCGAGCAGCCAGTCCTCCGCAACGTCAACCTTGTCCTCCCGGCAGGCAAGCACACCGCCCTCGTCGGTCTTTCGGGAAGCGGTAaatccaccatcgccgccctcgtCGCCCGTCTGCAGGATCCCGATTCTGGTGTCATCACCCTGGACGGCACAGACATCAAGACACTGAACGTGTCCCACCTCCGCAGTTTTGTCTCGCTCGTCCAGCAAGAACCTTCTCTTCTCGACCGCTCCATCCTTGAGAACATCGCTCTCGGTCTGGTCAACTCCCCCAAGCCAGAACACCAAGCTCTCAAGGCGGTGGTAGAAGGTGGCGAGCTCgccgagctggccaagaagggcaaggatGCCGTTGACGACAGTAGCGTTTCCAACCCTGCGGTGCAGGAAGTCATCCGTCTTGTCAAGGAGGCTGCCGTCCAGGCTGACGCGCACAACTTCATCTCCAATCTGGAAAAGGGCTACGGTACTTTTGCTGGGCCCAAGGGGTCTTTGGTGTCTGGTGGCCAAAGACAGCGAGTGGCGCTCGCGCGTGCCTTGATTAGAGATCCCAAGATTTTGCTGCTGGACGAGGCCACTGCTGCGCTGGATTCGACTTCTGAGAAAAAGATCCAGCTCGCTGTCGAGCGGGCTGCCGAGGGGAGGACGGTGATTTCCATTGCTCATAGGTTGAGTACCATTCGCAATGCGGACAAGATTGTTGTTCTGGAGGcgggtgaggttgtggaggagggggtgtaCGACGAGCTGATGGCGAGAGAAGATGGCAAGTTCTTTGCCATGGCCAAGCTGCAGAGCTTGGGTAAccaggaggctgctgcttcggctgttgctgagatcagcgagaagaaggatgttgttgtcgttgacgaggaagaggaggaggcagccaagGTTCTTGCTGCTTCCATCTCCAGCAGGGATGAGTCTGCTGCTGAAAAGGCGGCCAAtgacaaggaggagaaggagaaggagcccGGCTGGGGATCCGTGTTTGCTGGTCTGGCCCGTCTTGTCAAGCCTTCTTTCCCCTGGTTGCTTCTGGCTGTCTTCGCGGCTGTCATTGTCGGTGGTACTTTCTCCGGATCTGGTCTCATCTTTGGTTTCACCGTTGGTGCTCTCAACCCGTGCGAGAACTCGCCCGAGgacatcctcgacctcggaAAGTTCTTTGGTGGTTTGCTCTTCATGCTGGCCTGCATTGAGCTCCTGGCCAACTTCTTTGCGTGGTCCTGCTTTGGTCTCATCGCCGAGAGAATGCTGTATGCCATCCGCGTGCTCAGTTTCAGAAGCCTAATGGAGCAGGGTGTCGAATGGCACCAATCCGGCGGCCGCAACCCTACTTCCCTGcttgacatcatcaccaaagaCAGCGCCGCCATCGGTGGTTTCTCGGGTAGCACCATCGGCACCGTCtttgccatcatcgtcaacttcttcgtcgccatcatcctctcgCACATCATCCAGTGGAAGATTGCCATCGTCTGTCTCTCCGTCGTCCCGATCCTCCTCGGGGCGGGCTTCATGCAACTCCGCCAGCTCGCCCGCTACGAAGAGCGCCACGCGGCCTCCTACGCCAAGGCAACCGGTGTGGCCGTCGAAGCCGTCCAATCCATCAAGACCGTCGCCGCCTTGTCCCTCGaaaaggaggtgatgggctCGTACGCCCGCCTCCTGAAGAACACCCGCGACGAAATGGTCCGCGCGGCAGCCTTCACCAACGTCTGGCtcgccatcagcaacagcatgCCCTTTTTGATCTACGCCTTCGCCTACTGGTGGGGTTCGCAAAAGATCATGTCGGGCGAGGCCAACCAAACCCAattcttcatcatcgtcgtctccATGCTCGTCAGCGCCCAGCTCTGGGGCCAAATGTTCACCCTCGCCCCCGAGTTCTCCCGCGCCCGCACCGCCTTCTCCCGCATCATGAACGTTTTGGCACTGGGAACAAACAACGAGATCGACTCCAAGCGTGGTCCGTACGGCAAGCCCGGCCCCTCTTCCGACCCGGAGTCTGCCCTCTCCCCGGCAGCCAAGGCCGCTACGGGCGGTGAACCAGGCATGAAAATCACCTTCACCAACGTCACCTTCTCCTACCCCTCCCGCCCAGACCACCCGACCCTCAAGAACGtctccttcaccatcacccccggTCAGTTCGTCGGCCTCGTCGGCCCATCCGGAGCAGGAAAATCAACAATCATGTCCCTCGTCCAGAACCTCTACTCCCCCTCGTCGGGCTCAATCCTGCTCGACAACGTGGACATCACCTCTTCCGTCGCCTCCATCAAGGACTCCATCGCCATTGTCCCGCAGGACCCGGCCTTGTTCGACGGCACCATCCGGTTCAACGTCTCCCTCGGCTCCAAACCCGACCACGTCCCCACCCAGGAGGAGATCGAGGAGGCGTGCAAGCTAGCCAACATCCACGACGTGATCATGGCCATGCCGGAGGGGTACGACACCCAGTGCGGCGCCTCCGCCGGTCGCTTGTCCGGTGGGCAGAGGCAGAGACTTGCCATCGCGAGAGCGCTGGTTCGCAAGCcgaggttgttgctgcttgaCGAGAGCACTTCGGCTTTGGATGCTGCCTCTGAAGCGGCGCTgcaggaggggttggataaAGTCGCGCGGGGGACGACCGTGCTGGCTATTACGCACAGGCTGCACACCGTGAAGAAGGCGGATGTGATttttgtggtggaggggggcgaggtggtggataaGGGGACGCATGAGGAGTTGATGGgacggagggaggggtatAGGGTTAATGCTATGCAGCAGATGTTGCAGTAG
- a CDS encoding hypothetical protein (EggNog:ENOG503NW2D; antiSMASH:Cluster_2; COG:S), protein MPYLVLPALIPDIRPCYDAYFAAFTTDPSGSVLLDILFPSDVTSDKFREAHTNGTLQWWHTSETQYTYKCVDSETGEIIGMALCDVFVKPRTEEERKMPEIGWLHGEQRTRAERVLDGLWGARERIMGGRPYVYIHAFAVDPKHQGKGAGSALVQAIVDLGNTIGLPIYLEATPTSENVYFRKGFRRVPAEIAQVVHEAAVLGTKEDVEVPLMVKLPQGVYGVKVDGRKLGEVWAEWQEERKQQQQQQQQRQQQVQQQQQQPDVEVRP, encoded by the exons ATGCCTTACCTCGTCCTCCCAGCCCTCATCCCCGACATCCGGCCCTGCTACGACGCCTACTTTGCCGCCTTCACCACCGACCCCTCCGGCTCTGTATTGCTCGACATCCTCTTTCCCTCGGACGTCACGTCTGACAAGTTCCGCGAGGCGCACACCAACGGCACCCTGCAGTGGTGGCACACCTCCGAGACGCAGTACACCTACAAGTGTGTCGACTCGGAGACGGGTGAGATCATCGGCATGGCCCTCTGCGACGTGTTTGTCAAGCCTAGAACAGAAGAGGAGCGCAAGATGCCAGAGATTGGGTGGCTTCACGGGGAGCAGAGGACACgggcggagagggtgctgGACGGGCTTTGGGgtgcgagggagaggattaTGGGGGGGAGGCCGTATGTTT ACATCCACGCTTTTGCCGTTGACCCCAAGCACCAAGGCAAGGGAGCTGGCTCTGCTCTTGTCCAGGCCATTGTTGACCTCGGAAACACTATCGGACTGCCCATCTACCTCGAAGCGACGCCCACATCGGAAAACGTGTACTTCAGAAAGGGCTTCAGGAGAGTCCCCGCGGAGATAGCCCAGGTGGTTCACGAGGCGGCCGTGTTGGGGACCAAAGAGGACGTGGAGGTACCGCTCATGGTGAAGCTGCCGCAGGGTGTGTATGGAGTCAAGGTTGATGGGAGaaagttgggggaggtgtgggcggagtggcaggaggagaggaagcaacagcagcagcagcagcagcagcgccaacaacaggttcaacaacaacaacaacaaccagacgTTGAGGTTAGACCATAA